The Pseudoalteromonas sp. DL-6 genome has a window encoding:
- a CDS encoding DUF4145 domain-containing protein, with protein MINIGRNGIQIDQEPNSCPVCNHLVSPNRTEIFKEINTENSNWSRYLEGLYECPSLKCGHLFLAHFERKSKSKGARDGYFTYTHSTPNLFKTVEFDERIATISPSFVEIFNQSTNAEQAGLSEVCGMGYRKALEFLIKDYCVSSQTDDAEKIRKMMLMQCINQYITDINVKECATRAVWLGNDETHYQRKWKDKDIGDLKLLINLVIHWVVSSLMTQEYMQSMQRT; from the coding sequence ATGATTAATATTGGTAGAAATGGCATCCAAATAGATCAAGAGCCAAACAGTTGTCCTGTTTGCAATCATTTAGTATCTCCAAACAGAACTGAGATATTTAAAGAAATTAATACAGAGAATTCGAATTGGAGTCGATATTTAGAGGGACTATACGAATGTCCATCACTTAAATGTGGGCATCTGTTTCTTGCTCACTTTGAGAGAAAGTCTAAAAGTAAAGGTGCAAGAGATGGCTATTTTACTTATACGCATTCGACACCTAATCTCTTTAAAACAGTTGAGTTTGATGAAAGAATAGCCACTATATCCCCAAGTTTTGTTGAAATATTCAACCAATCAACAAATGCAGAGCAAGCTGGGTTGAGTGAAGTTTGTGGTATGGGCTATCGAAAAGCACTTGAGTTCCTGATAAAAGATTACTGTGTATCATCACAAACTGATGATGCTGAAAAGATCAGGAAAATGATGTTGATGCAATGCATTAATCAATATATCACTGACATAAATGTCAAAGAATGTGCCACTCGTGCAGTTTGGTTGGGCAACGATGAAACACACTATCAACGCAAGTGGAAAGACAAAGATATTGGTGATCTTAAACTGTTGATCAACTTAGTAATTCACTGGGTCGTTAGCAGCCTAATGACTCAAGAGTATATGCAGTCGATGCAACGAACATAA
- a CDS encoding putative quinol monooxygenase: protein MLTVIATLSSENSDAERLLTELENLQQSSRQEVGCLRYELSVKNDAEQTSYLVSEQWASNEHFEAHKNAPHFKAFGDAVGEFITSINIDVYKTIG from the coding sequence ATGTTAACGGTAATTGCCACACTATCGAGTGAAAATAGCGATGCAGAGCGCCTTTTAACCGAGCTCGAAAACTTACAACAGTCCTCTCGCCAAGAAGTAGGCTGCCTGCGTTACGAGCTATCAGTTAAAAACGATGCTGAGCAAACTAGCTATTTAGTGAGTGAGCAATGGGCGTCTAATGAGCATTTTGAAGCCCATAAAAACGCACCACACTTTAAAGCGTTTGGTGATGCAGTAGGTGAATTTATTACCTCTATTAATATTGATGTGTATAAAACTATTGGTTAA
- a CDS encoding metal-dependent hydrolase, which yields MDSLTQVALGSAVGYAVLGNKVGRKAVAWGAILGTLPDLDVFLPYGGSVEAFTYHRGFSHSLFVHLLISPLIVWLILKIHTGMQAYKVRWFWLVFLCLSTHALLDSLTVYGTQLMWPLSEYPFAVSSMFIIDPLYTLPLLIGLAFTLLPKISTSKAYKINAITLSLSTAYLCLAFVFKLNIDDTVKTALNNRDIDATGYISTPAPLTTLLWRVVVMSDGHYYEGYASVFDSPSDVTLNAYNTTPSLIKPIDNQWGIQRLQWFTKGFYSIRQQTDNVILSDLRMGMECQYVFNFVVGEQAESGIKVGSFERLSQRPSFSNASNIWQRIWQPDVSLASPLAKNNCSLP from the coding sequence ATGGATTCTTTAACACAAGTCGCATTAGGCAGTGCCGTAGGCTACGCGGTACTAGGCAATAAAGTAGGTAGAAAAGCCGTTGCGTGGGGCGCTATTTTAGGCACTTTACCCGATCTAGATGTATTTTTACCCTATGGCGGTAGTGTAGAGGCATTTACCTATCATCGCGGTTTTAGCCATTCTTTATTTGTGCATTTATTAATAAGCCCGCTGATTGTGTGGCTAATATTAAAAATACACACAGGCATGCAGGCTTATAAAGTTCGTTGGTTTTGGTTGGTTTTTTTGTGCTTATCAACACATGCTTTATTAGATTCACTCACCGTTTATGGTACTCAGCTAATGTGGCCCTTAAGTGAATACCCTTTTGCGGTATCCAGCATGTTTATTATTGACCCCCTTTACACCTTGCCGTTATTAATTGGCTTAGCTTTTACTTTATTACCTAAAATAAGCACAAGTAAAGCCTATAAAATCAATGCAATTACACTTAGCCTAAGCACAGCCTATTTATGCCTTGCCTTTGTGTTTAAACTCAATATTGACGACACAGTAAAAACAGCACTGAACAATCGCGATATTGACGCAACCGGCTATATTAGTACGCCTGCCCCGCTCACTACTTTGCTTTGGCGTGTAGTGGTTATGTCTGACGGGCACTACTACGAGGGTTATGCCTCCGTGTTTGACTCGCCCAGTGATGTGACCTTAAATGCCTACAATACAACACCGTCTTTAATTAAGCCTATTGACAACCAATGGGGCATTCAAAGGCTACAATGGTTTACAAAAGGGTTTTACTCTATCCGCCAGCAAACCGATAACGTGATTTTGTCAGATTTAAGAATGGGTATGGAATGCCAATATGTATTTAACTTTGTGGTGGGTGAGCAAGCTGAGTCAGGCATTAAGGTGGGTAGTTTTGAGCGACTCTCTCAGCGCCCTAGTTTTAGCAATGCCAGTAATATTTGGCAGCGAATTTGGCAACCCGACGTCTCGCTGGCATCTCCATTGGCTAAAAATAACTGCTCGCTGCCATAA
- a CDS encoding sensor domain-containing diguanylate cyclase has translation MPLYQLDNNKVADFSADYFLNGVLVTNADSVIVYVNAYFKKELHWHCNELIGKYIDKILTKSSKIFLQSYVLPTLIHEKKCQEMQLIMLSAQGERIAVTVNAQLDEKGYIYWSFFNATQRDKLYDELIKTREKLEAQTERLQSLASTDELTSLLNRREMDYRSVLLLEQAKRTHRSVALLVIDIDDFKQINDTYGHLQGDRVLKELGECLKKISRQTDLVARYGGEEFLIMLPDTHSADTLIFCQRLHQLIAEIKVGSEGLTVSIGACMSDSNSTFTELFKHADNAVYQAKANGKNTTYMHP, from the coding sequence ATGCCACTGTATCAATTAGATAATAATAAGGTTGCGGATTTCTCTGCTGATTACTTTTTAAATGGCGTATTGGTGACCAATGCGGATAGCGTGATTGTTTATGTAAATGCTTATTTTAAAAAGGAACTACACTGGCATTGCAATGAACTTATTGGCAAGTATATTGACAAAATCCTAACTAAATCTTCAAAAATATTTTTACAAAGTTATGTGCTTCCTACCTTAATACACGAAAAAAAATGCCAAGAAATGCAGTTAATTATGCTCAGTGCTCAAGGGGAGCGGATTGCAGTTACCGTTAATGCACAGCTTGATGAAAAAGGGTATATATACTGGAGCTTTTTTAATGCTACGCAGCGAGATAAGCTCTACGATGAGCTGATAAAAACACGGGAAAAGTTAGAAGCACAAACCGAGCGCTTGCAATCTTTAGCGTCTACCGATGAGCTAACATCGCTATTAAACCGACGTGAAATGGATTACCGCAGTGTTTTATTACTCGAACAAGCAAAAAGAACACACCGTTCAGTTGCACTATTAGTGATTGATATTGATGATTTTAAACAGATCAACGATACCTATGGGCATTTACAGGGCGACAGGGTGCTAAAAGAGCTAGGTGAATGTCTTAAAAAAATAAGCAGACAAACAGATTTAGTTGCGCGTTATGGTGGGGAAGAGTTTTTAATTATGTTACCCGACACCCATAGCGCAGATACCTTAATATTTTGCCAAAGACTACACCAACTAATTGCTGAAATTAAAGTAGGTAGTGAAGGGCTAACAGTCAGTATTGGTGCATGTATGAGTGATAGTAACAGCACGTTTACTGAACTGTTTAAGCATGCTGATAACGCTGTTTATCAGGCTAAGGCAAACGGCAAAAACACTACTTACATGCATCCTTAA
- a CDS encoding alpha/beta hydrolase, translating into MPHLNEIRKRNNVKIIGKGDKTLVLAHGFGCDQNMWRFVTPVLEQHFTLVLFDYVGSGKSDISQYNKKRYSTLDGYAKDVLEICDALDLSDVTFIGHSVSATIGALAAIEQPELFAQLVMICPSPCFLNLPPDYFGGFEKQDLHELLNLMDKNYIGWANYLAPLVMGSSHPDEFIAELSGSFCSTDPLIAKTFAEATFLSDYRATLKHIKQPSLVLQSEHDALAAPSVGEFVANEIPNATLQVISAHGHCIHMTHPETVGRSIIDFVS; encoded by the coding sequence ATGCCGCACTTAAATGAAATACGCAAAAGAAACAACGTCAAAATAATTGGCAAGGGTGATAAAACCTTGGTTTTGGCTCACGGATTTGGTTGTGACCAAAATATGTGGCGGTTTGTTACTCCAGTGCTTGAGCAACATTTTACTTTAGTGCTGTTTGATTATGTAGGCTCTGGTAAGTCTGATATTTCTCAATACAACAAAAAGCGTTATTCAACCCTTGATGGGTATGCCAAAGATGTACTTGAGATATGTGACGCACTTGATCTTAGCGATGTGACTTTTATAGGTCACTCTGTTAGCGCAACAATTGGGGCACTTGCCGCCATTGAGCAGCCAGAGTTATTTGCTCAGCTAGTTATGATTTGTCCTTCACCGTGCTTTTTAAATTTACCCCCTGATTATTTTGGCGGGTTTGAAAAACAAGACTTGCACGAACTACTTAACCTGATGGATAAAAATTACATTGGCTGGGCCAATTACTTAGCACCTTTGGTTATGGGGAGCTCTCACCCTGATGAATTTATAGCGGAACTATCGGGAAGCTTTTGTTCAACCGATCCACTGATTGCAAAAACCTTTGCAGAAGCCACTTTTTTATCTGATTATCGCGCTACGCTTAAACATATAAAACAGCCATCATTAGTTTTACAAAGTGAACACGATGCTTTAGCCGCGCCATCTGTAGGCGAATTTGTCGCAAATGAAATACCTAACGCGACGCTCCAAGTTATAAGCGCACATGGTCATTGTATTCATATGACTCATCCAGAAACAGTCGGCCGTTCGATTATTGATTTTGTGAGTTAG
- a CDS encoding type B 50S ribosomal protein L31, with translation MKPNIHPDYHVVAFHDTAADSYFIIGSTIKTNRTIEIEGKTYPYVPIDVSSDSHPFYTGKQKTLATDGRVAQFNRRFKNLSTANKESK, from the coding sequence ATGAAGCCCAATATTCACCCTGATTACCATGTGGTTGCTTTTCATGATACTGCAGCTGATTCTTACTTTATTATTGGTTCAACCATTAAAACCAATCGCACCATAGAAATTGAGGGTAAAACATACCCTTATGTTCCTATTGATGTCTCAAGTGACTCACATCCATTTTATACCGGCAAACAAAAAACGCTCGCTACTGATGGCCGCGTTGCGCAATTTAATCGTCGCTTTAAAAACCTCTCTACAGCTAATAAGGAAAGCAAATGA
- the ykgO gene encoding type B 50S ribosomal protein L36, which translates to MKVLSSLKSAKQRPGCQIVKRKGRVFVICKNNPRFKAVQGMKKK; encoded by the coding sequence ATGAAAGTATTAAGTTCATTAAAAAGTGCAAAACAACGACCTGGTTGTCAAATTGTAAAGCGCAAAGGGCGAGTGTTCGTGATATGTAAAAACAACCCTAGATTTAAAGCCGTGCAGGGTATGAAGAAAAAATAG